In Melospiza melodia melodia isolate bMelMel2 chromosome 20, bMelMel2.pri, whole genome shotgun sequence, a single genomic region encodes these proteins:
- the RFLNA gene encoding refilin-A, with product MVGHLQLQGMDESLKEKSREGLLDSPDSGLPPSPSPPFYSLSPGEGRAGGSGGADPPAPGHRREAKDGKVMPYLLLNPSMPEIRPRMYPVFFGESIEVNPEPVQEIRCNSEVKYDSEKHYRDDIFYGPIPTVTTYSETIIAAPNCTWRNYKSQLIFEPRQKPVRFQSTTIIFPKRAKNIYRTTLNYSLGCAKRWFASSVQLELCEETSPCVMYSESL from the exons ATGGTAGGTCACCTCCAGCTGCAAGGGATGGACGAGAGCCTGAAGGAGAAGAGCCGGGAAGGCTTGCTGGACAGTCCGGACTCGGGgctgccccccagccccagcccccccTTCTACTCCCTGTCGCCCGGTGAGGGCCGAGCAGGGGGCAGCGGCGGTGCGGACCCCCCGGCCCCGGGCCACCGGCGAGAGGCCAAGGACGGCAAAGTG ATGCCTTATCTGCTCCTGAACCCATCCATGCCAGAGATAAGGCCGCGAATGTACCCGGTGTTTTTTGGAGAAAGCATTGAGGTCAACCCTGAGCCCGTGCAGGAAATCAG ATGCAATTCTGAGGTGAAGTACGACTCGGAGAAGCACTACCGGGACGACATCTTCTACGGCCCCATCCCCACGGTCACCACCTACAGCGAGACCATCATCGCCGCTCCCAACTGCACCTGGCGCAACTACAAGTCCCAGCTGATCTTTGAGCCCCGCCAGAAGCCGGTGAGGTTTCAGAGCACGACCATCATTTTCCCTAAGCGTGCCAAGAACATTTACCGGACCACCCTCAACTACAGCTTGGGCTGTGCCAAGCGCTGGTTCGCTTCCAGCGTGCAGCTGGAACTGTGTGAGGAAACCAGCCCGTGCGTCATGTACAGCGAGAGCCTCTGA